The Paraburkholderia sp. FT54 genome includes a region encoding these proteins:
- a CDS encoding methyl-accepting chemotaxis protein, with amino-acid sequence MKLSFVQKLWLPLVLSLLCLTGISVYNAYQTREMRLEERKADLKHAAEIALSVVKTFGDQAAAGSMPVTEAQKRAIDSVRNMRYGQDGYFQIVSFQPKVLMHPTNAELNGKDVSDYKDPNGVYVFREMVALVKRDGRGFTAYSVAKPGGTEAFPKIAYNLTYQPWDWILTTGLYIDDLDAAFRSSLYQSLGILVVLAGALSAVVVLLNRGILRSLGGEPSYAAEIANKIANNDLTAVVKTAPDDRSSLLFSMKRMQEQLTHTIGTIKTSADSIATATHQIAAGNQDLSQRTEEQAASLEETAASMEQLTSTVTQNADNASQANQLAAQAASVAEQGGTVVSRVVETMEGINASSDRIANIVGIIESIAFQTNILALNAAVEAARAGEQGRGFAVVASEVRSLAQRSSAASKEIKELIHESVERVQAGAGHVREAGAKMREITHEIRRVTDIMGEITAASQEQSKGIGQVNQAVTQMDEVTQQNAALVEQAAAAASSLESQATDLKASVSMFRLNASRGAEVSRPVAQRLKAAPAHTKAPATATLKRPAPQPVRIAQTVEAGEWDRF; translated from the coding sequence ATGAAACTGTCTTTCGTCCAGAAGCTCTGGCTGCCGCTGGTTCTGAGCCTGCTATGTCTCACTGGAATATCGGTCTATAACGCATACCAGACTCGAGAAATGCGTTTGGAGGAGCGCAAAGCGGACCTGAAACACGCGGCGGAGATCGCCCTGAGTGTGGTCAAGACCTTTGGCGATCAGGCGGCCGCCGGCTCCATGCCCGTGACGGAAGCCCAGAAGCGGGCAATCGACAGCGTCCGGAACATGCGTTATGGCCAGGACGGTTATTTTCAGATCGTCAGTTTTCAGCCAAAGGTGTTGATGCACCCGACGAACGCAGAGCTGAATGGCAAGGACGTCAGCGACTACAAGGATCCGAACGGTGTGTACGTCTTCAGGGAGATGGTCGCTCTCGTCAAGCGCGACGGCCGTGGCTTTACCGCATATAGCGTTGCGAAGCCAGGAGGCACCGAAGCTTTCCCGAAAATTGCCTACAACCTGACCTATCAGCCGTGGGACTGGATTCTCACCACGGGGCTCTATATCGACGACCTCGATGCGGCGTTCCGCTCGTCGCTGTATCAGAGCCTCGGAATTCTGGTGGTACTGGCCGGGGCATTGTCGGCTGTCGTGGTATTGCTCAACCGCGGCATCCTCCGCTCACTGGGTGGCGAGCCGTCCTATGCCGCCGAGATCGCCAACAAGATCGCCAACAACGACCTGACCGCCGTTGTGAAGACGGCACCGGATGACCGCTCGAGCCTGCTCTTCTCGATGAAGCGCATGCAGGAGCAACTCACGCACACGATCGGCACGATCAAGACATCGGCCGACTCGATTGCCACCGCCACACACCAGATTGCAGCAGGCAACCAGGACCTGTCGCAGCGCACCGAAGAGCAGGCCGCCTCGCTCGAGGAAACAGCGGCCAGCATGGAGCAGCTGACCTCGACCGTCACCCAGAATGCTGACAACGCCAGTCAGGCCAACCAGCTCGCCGCGCAGGCCGCTTCGGTGGCTGAGCAGGGCGGCACCGTGGTGTCGCGCGTGGTCGAAACCATGGAAGGCATCAACGCCAGCTCGGACAGGATTGCTAACATTGTCGGCATCATCGAGAGCATCGCCTTCCAGACCAATATCCTTGCACTGAATGCGGCGGTCGAAGCCGCACGAGCGGGTGAACAGGGACGGGGCTTTGCGGTGGTGGCCTCGGAAGTGCGTTCGCTGGCGCAGCGCTCGTCGGCGGCGTCGAAGGAAATCAAGGAGCTGATCCACGAATCGGTCGAGCGCGTGCAGGCGGGCGCCGGCCATGTGAGGGAAGCGGGCGCGAAGATGCGCGAGATCACTCACGAGATCAGGCGTGTGACCGACATCATGGGTGAAATCACCGCCGCATCGCAGGAACAGAGTAAGGGCATCGGCCAGGTCAACCAGGCCGTCACGCAGATGGACGAAGTCACGCAGCAGAACGCGGCGCTGGTCGAACAGGCGGCGGCCGCCGCCAGCTCGCTCGAGTCGCAGGCGACCGATCTGAAAGCGTCCGTGTCGATGTTCAGGCTCAACGCCTCCCGCGGCGCCGAGGTCAGCCGTCCGGTCGCACAAAGGCTTAAGGCGGCTCCAGCGCACACCAAGGCGCCCGCTACGGCAACCCTGAAGCGACCCGCACCGCAGCCCGTTCGGATAGCGCAAACCGTTGAAGCCGGCGAGTGGGACCGCTTTTAA
- a CDS encoding EAL domain-containing protein: MSNVAPDPTRDNDLMDDESHLYSSAWASALTSLAEALQRNASDIVSRVYEGLTRLPSSKHILEALSECELQHVKSQQIQILCTLAAPDLTARDHRAMALRIGRVHAMVGLETEDLIRSGGLLAAAIHNNVDTTVHGEALRVLGRRLARDLAWQTEAYQQLQTSRQDVLLGITRLAWDAHSYTGLIVGVGEILGTHDEVAGCSVGRPDSEGVFRFESVSGKTIEKYRAELESSADRPVSDGDRPQGRGPAGRAWRSGKVERIVNFQTDPLAVPWKRLTRREGFRSSAAIPLSPPGHPPMAILSLYSAFPGGYAAADQMTFIAQLQTLLGFAIARIENSEGHTVTVPHAIRQHWAALLRSDALQMHYQPLLDLRTGQVTKVEALARLRDGDRLLMPGEFFPALSSDDFLELYVRGLGQALAQRNRWLQGGVDLTVSVNLPPSAMSDIRYFEATRQALTEHGCAPHLLVLEILETGALPSGVDVSRELAKFKALGVSLAEDDLGSGHSSLNRLRKLPFDWVKIDRGIVSHVDQDPSNVLHFIYHLTRLGHSLGKSVIVEGVEGAELLEAIVILGADAAQGYGIARPMPAQQMIAWLGNQRGLPDPQNPKSPLGKLALLMIREECLHPSVQTASASID, encoded by the coding sequence ATGTCGAACGTCGCTCCCGATCCGACTCGTGACAATGATCTGATGGATGATGAGTCGCACCTGTACAGCTCCGCGTGGGCATCAGCACTCACATCCCTGGCAGAGGCATTGCAGCGTAATGCCAGCGACATTGTCAGCCGGGTCTACGAAGGTTTGACCCGGCTGCCCAGTTCGAAGCACATTCTCGAGGCTCTGTCCGAGTGCGAGCTCCAGCATGTCAAATCGCAGCAGATCCAGATTCTATGCACCCTTGCCGCCCCTGATCTGACCGCAAGGGATCACCGCGCGATGGCACTGCGGATAGGGCGTGTCCATGCCATGGTGGGGCTGGAGACCGAAGACCTGATCCGCAGTGGTGGACTCCTTGCCGCGGCGATTCACAACAATGTGGATACGACTGTGCACGGTGAAGCACTCAGAGTGTTAGGTCGGCGCCTTGCCCGTGATCTGGCCTGGCAGACAGAGGCCTACCAGCAGTTGCAGACCTCGCGTCAGGACGTGTTGCTGGGCATTACCCGACTGGCGTGGGACGCGCACAGCTACACCGGCCTGATTGTCGGGGTCGGTGAAATACTCGGCACGCATGATGAGGTCGCGGGATGCTCAGTAGGCCGACCGGACAGCGAGGGGGTGTTCCGCTTCGAGTCGGTCTCGGGCAAGACCATCGAGAAATATCGCGCTGAACTGGAGAGCTCCGCGGACCGGCCTGTCTCGGATGGCGATCGTCCTCAGGGTCGGGGGCCGGCCGGCCGGGCCTGGCGTAGCGGAAAGGTCGAACGGATCGTCAATTTCCAGACGGATCCTCTGGCGGTGCCCTGGAAGCGCCTCACGCGGCGCGAAGGATTTCGCTCCAGCGCGGCGATTCCTCTGAGCCCGCCGGGCCACCCTCCGATGGCCATCCTGTCCTTGTACAGCGCATTTCCGGGAGGATATGCGGCAGCAGACCAGATGACTTTTATCGCGCAGCTGCAAACCCTCCTCGGGTTCGCCATTGCTCGTATCGAGAATAGCGAAGGACATACCGTCACGGTGCCGCATGCGATCCGGCAGCATTGGGCGGCGCTGCTCAGATCGGACGCGTTGCAAATGCACTACCAGCCGCTGCTGGATCTCAGGACCGGTCAGGTGACCAAAGTCGAGGCGCTGGCCCGCCTGCGGGACGGCGATCGGCTGCTGATGCCTGGAGAGTTTTTTCCGGCGCTGTCCTCGGACGATTTCCTGGAGCTCTACGTCCGGGGACTCGGGCAAGCGCTGGCCCAGAGAAATCGCTGGCTGCAAGGCGGCGTTGACTTGACCGTGTCCGTCAATCTGCCGCCCAGTGCGATGAGCGACATCCGCTATTTCGAAGCCACCCGGCAGGCCTTGACAGAACACGGCTGCGCCCCGCACCTGCTGGTCCTGGAAATTCTGGAAACGGGTGCACTTCCGTCCGGTGTGGACGTGTCCCGCGAACTGGCGAAATTCAAGGCGCTTGGCGTCAGCCTCGCCGAAGACGATCTAGGCTCAGGGCACAGTAGCCTGAACCGTTTGCGAAAGCTGCCATTCGACTGGGTCAAGATTGACCGGGGTATCGTGAGCCACGTCGACCAGGACCCTTCCAATGTGCTGCATTTCATCTACCATCTGACCCGGCTCGGCCATTCGTTGGGCAAATCCGTGATCGTGGAGGGAGTCGAGGGCGCGGAGCTACTCGAAGCCATCGTGATTCTCGGCGCCGACGCCGCTCAGGGTTATGGGATCGCCCGTCCGATGCCGGCGCAACAGATGATTGCGTGGCTAGGCAACCAGCGCGGTTTGCCAGATCCGCAAAATCCGAAAAGCCCCTTGGGGAAACTAGCGTTGCTGATGATCAGGGAAGAATGCCTGCATCCTTCTGTTCAAACCGCGTCCGCCAGCATCGACTGA
- a CDS encoding SET domain-containing protein-lysine N-methyltransferase produces MRRVIVRRSSVHGKGVFAMRALAAGDRVLEYKGEITAWRDAVRRHRREGVAGHTFLFGLSDGRVIDGSRGGNSARWLNHACAPNCETIEDGDRIYIHTLRAIEPGEELFIEYLLAIDEPSDEEVRAQYACRCAAAECRQSMLADAV; encoded by the coding sequence ATGCGGCGCGTGATCGTTCGGCGGTCTTCAGTTCATGGAAAAGGCGTGTTCGCCATGCGCGCGCTCGCGGCGGGCGACCGTGTGCTCGAGTACAAGGGCGAAATCACGGCGTGGCGTGATGCCGTTCGCCGGCATCGGCGGGAAGGCGTCGCGGGACATACGTTTCTCTTCGGCCTGTCGGACGGACGCGTCATTGATGGCAGCCGCGGCGGCAACAGCGCGCGGTGGCTGAATCACGCGTGCGCGCCTAACTGCGAGACCATCGAAGACGGTGATCGCATTTACATTCACACACTGCGCGCCATCGAGCCGGGCGAAGAACTGTTCATTGAGTATCTGCTGGCCATTGACGAACCTTCAGATGAAGAGGTCCGCGCCCAATACGCGTGCCGGTGTGCTGCCGCGGAGTGTCGTCAGTCGATGCTGGCGGACGCGGTTTGA
- a CDS encoding ferritin-like domain-containing protein: MAEIDKEDVVAVLNRILESELAGVVRYTHYSFLVFGFGRIPIRSWLREQADESLLHAQQVGEWITTLGAYPSLAIGPLLDSHTFDIASILRESLQAENLALALYRELLALVEDRSVALEEFARQMIHVEEMHAGEVDKMLRRPGEMTTSAERQTGQP, translated from the coding sequence ATGGCAGAGATAGACAAGGAAGACGTCGTTGCGGTGCTGAACCGGATTCTCGAATCCGAGTTGGCCGGCGTCGTTCGATATACGCACTACTCGTTTCTTGTTTTCGGCTTCGGACGCATTCCGATCAGGTCCTGGCTGCGCGAGCAGGCCGACGAATCGCTGTTGCACGCACAGCAGGTCGGCGAGTGGATCACCACATTGGGCGCTTATCCGTCGCTTGCGATCGGGCCCCTCCTCGACTCCCACACATTCGACATCGCGTCGATCCTCCGCGAATCGCTGCAAGCCGAGAACCTCGCGCTGGCGCTTTATCGCGAACTGCTCGCGCTGGTCGAGGACCGCTCCGTTGCACTCGAAGAGTTCGCCCGTCAGATGATTCATGTCGAAGAGATGCACGCGGGCGAAGTCGACAAGATGCTGCGCCGCCCTGGAGAAATGACGACGTCGGCTGAACGCCAGACGGGTCAACCCTGA
- a CDS encoding 3-keto-5-aminohexanoate cleavage protein: MSEPCIISVAITGSVPRKKDNPAVPITISEQIESTHEAYEAGASLVHLHVRDEQENSSSDRSSFASLQEGIRKHCPDIIIQFSTGGRGRSFEQRGAMLDLRPDMASLATGSVNFPTTVYENPPDFVRALAQMMLDYEVKPEIEIFDLAMLYSTVDLVQQGLLTSPVHVQFVMGVKNALPARREILEFEVKQLAAHLPDATWTAAGIGRHQLEVNHWTLEMGGHCRTGLEDNVRWDKDTLAKSNAQLVARVASLCDEYGRRVASAAQAREMLGLPAR, from the coding sequence ATGAGCGAACCGTGCATTATTTCCGTTGCCATCACTGGCTCAGTTCCGCGCAAGAAGGACAACCCGGCTGTGCCGATCACGATCTCCGAGCAGATTGAAAGCACGCACGAAGCGTACGAAGCCGGAGCATCGCTCGTGCATCTGCACGTGCGTGACGAACAGGAGAACTCCAGTTCTGACCGGTCGAGTTTCGCCTCTCTCCAGGAGGGCATCCGGAAGCACTGCCCTGACATCATCATCCAGTTTTCGACAGGTGGTCGTGGCCGTTCATTCGAGCAACGCGGCGCGATGCTCGATCTGCGCCCGGATATGGCGTCGCTCGCGACGGGCTCCGTCAATTTTCCCACTACCGTCTACGAAAATCCGCCGGACTTCGTGCGTGCGCTTGCGCAAATGATGCTCGACTACGAGGTCAAACCGGAAATCGAAATCTTTGATCTTGCGATGTTGTACAGCACAGTGGACCTCGTGCAACAAGGGCTGCTGACATCTCCTGTGCACGTTCAGTTCGTGATGGGTGTAAAAAACGCGCTGCCCGCGCGTCGCGAGATTCTTGAGTTCGAGGTCAAACAACTCGCGGCGCACTTGCCGGATGCAACGTGGACCGCAGCCGGTATCGGACGGCATCAGTTGGAGGTCAATCACTGGACTCTCGAAATGGGCGGCCACTGCCGCACAGGTCTGGAAGACAACGTGCGCTGGGACAAGGACACGCTGGCAAAGAGCAATGCGCAACTGGTTGCGCGGGTGGCCTCATTGTGTGACGAATATGGCCGGCGGGTGGCGAGCGCCGCCCAGGCGCGTGAAATGCTGGGTCTGCCGGCCAGATAG
- the uca gene encoding urea carboxylase: MFEKILIANRGAIACRILRTLRELDVTGVAVYAEADRASLHVSEAPIAHSLGDGPASATYLDTEKILTIARRENVQAIHPGYGFLSENAAFGEACEAAGIAFIGPTAAQLRAFGLKHTARAIAAEEGVPMLEGTGLLDDLPAALDAAASIGYPVMLKSTAGGGGIGMRVCWNAGELSAHFEVVKRLGQNNFSDAGVFLEKYIERARHLEVQVFGDGLGDAIALGVRDCSVQRRNQKVLEETPAPNLPQGMAAALCDAAVKLAKAVEYRSAGTVEFVYDSAAQQFYFLEVNTRLQVEHGVTEQVWGVDLVRWMIELAAGTLAPLHELAAGLEPLGHAIQARLYAEDPGRDFKPSPGLLTDVAFPLADGRALRIDTWIEAGCEVPPYFDPMLAKVIAWSSTREAARHLLTDALKNTRIYGVETNRDYLRQIVDDHPFASGEPWTRCLEGLKYSASTVEVVSGGMQTTVQDHPGRLGYWAVGIPPSGPMDDRALRLGNRFLGNDADAAALEVTMSGPTLRFNTDAVVAVTGANLPVLLDDVEQPLNTTLLVAAGSTLALGTIRGAGARAYLCVRGGFDVAVYLGSRSTFTLGQFGGHGGRALRAGDVLHLQPLLDEDAGRVLANVPALETVRTLRVIYGPHGAPEYFSSRYIEQFFDTEWEIHFNSSRTGVRLIGPKPEWSREDGGEAGLHPSNIHDNPYAVGAVDFTGDMPVILGPDGPSLGGFVCPVTIIEADLWQIGQLKAGDKVRFVPVRIDEARKAARQRLRELQTLEFEGEPALSKEVALTSPIVLDTGTDRERLVARVSGDTHLLLEIGPPELDLVLRFRSHALMQSFESMALPGVIDLTPGIRSLQIHYQPERLPLSQLLGIVERAWQHVLLQRDLRVPSRIVHLPLSWDDPACRLAIDKYMTTVRKDAPWCPSNLEFIRRINDLDSIDAVKQIVFDASYLVMGLGDVYLGAPVATPLDPRHRLVTTKYNPARTWTAENSVGIGGAYLCVYGMEGPGGYQFVGRTLQMWNRYREVADFSGRPYLLRFFDQIRFYEVPADELLRIRANFPLGRYPLRIEGTELSLTDYQAFLTRESAGIEQFRARQQAAFQAERERWREAGTAEESFEAPVTENAELAPLRDGEVAVDSEIAGSLWQVRVAPGETVAAGDVLLIIESMKMEISVCAPCAGIVGEIHVVPGSPVGAGQRVAVIERI; encoded by the coding sequence ATGTTCGAGAAAATCCTGATCGCCAATCGCGGCGCCATTGCGTGCCGCATCCTCAGAACGCTGCGTGAACTCGATGTAACAGGTGTCGCCGTCTATGCGGAAGCGGATCGTGCGAGCCTTCATGTGAGCGAGGCGCCCATCGCGCACAGTCTCGGCGATGGGCCGGCCTCCGCCACCTACCTCGACACAGAAAAAATCCTCACGATCGCCCGCCGCGAAAACGTGCAGGCAATCCATCCCGGTTACGGTTTTCTGTCGGAGAATGCGGCGTTCGGCGAAGCGTGCGAAGCAGCAGGCATCGCTTTCATCGGACCGACGGCCGCACAATTGCGAGCTTTTGGCCTGAAGCACACGGCTCGCGCAATCGCGGCGGAAGAGGGCGTGCCGATGCTCGAAGGCACGGGCTTGCTCGACGATTTGCCCGCAGCCCTCGATGCGGCGGCGTCGATCGGCTACCCGGTGATGCTGAAAAGCACGGCGGGCGGCGGCGGTATTGGCATGCGGGTGTGCTGGAATGCCGGGGAACTGAGCGCGCATTTCGAAGTGGTGAAGCGCCTCGGCCAGAACAACTTCAGCGATGCGGGCGTGTTCCTCGAAAAGTACATCGAGCGGGCGCGGCATCTGGAAGTGCAGGTTTTCGGCGACGGTCTCGGCGATGCGATTGCCCTCGGCGTACGCGACTGCTCGGTGCAGCGGCGCAACCAGAAGGTGCTCGAAGAGACGCCCGCGCCGAATCTGCCGCAAGGCATGGCGGCCGCCTTGTGCGACGCCGCGGTGAAACTCGCGAAAGCAGTCGAGTACCGCTCGGCCGGCACGGTGGAATTCGTCTACGACAGCGCCGCGCAGCAGTTTTATTTCCTCGAAGTGAATACGCGTCTGCAGGTCGAACATGGCGTGACCGAGCAGGTCTGGGGCGTGGATCTGGTGCGCTGGATGATCGAACTGGCGGCGGGTACGCTCGCGCCCTTGCACGAACTCGCGGCAGGTCTGGAGCCGCTGGGGCATGCGATTCAGGCACGGCTCTACGCCGAAGACCCGGGCCGCGATTTCAAACCGAGCCCGGGCTTGCTGACCGACGTCGCGTTTCCGCTCGCCGACGGCCGAGCGCTGCGCATCGATACGTGGATCGAGGCGGGCTGCGAAGTGCCGCCCTATTTCGATCCGATGCTTGCCAAGGTGATTGCGTGGTCGTCAACGCGCGAGGCGGCGCGCCACCTGCTCACCGACGCATTGAAGAACACACGAATCTATGGCGTGGAGACGAACCGTGACTACCTGCGGCAGATCGTCGACGATCATCCGTTTGCGTCGGGTGAGCCGTGGACGCGCTGCCTTGAAGGGCTCAAGTATTCGGCGAGCACGGTCGAAGTCGTCAGCGGCGGCATGCAGACGACCGTGCAGGACCATCCGGGCCGCCTCGGTTATTGGGCGGTCGGCATTCCTCCATCCGGTCCCATGGACGACCGTGCGCTGCGGCTCGGCAACCGGTTTCTCGGCAACGATGCCGACGCTGCCGCACTCGAAGTGACGATGAGTGGGCCGACGTTGCGCTTCAACACGGACGCCGTCGTCGCCGTGACGGGTGCGAATCTTCCCGTGCTGCTTGACGATGTCGAACAGCCGTTGAACACGACCCTGTTGGTCGCCGCCGGTTCGACGCTCGCGCTCGGCACGATTCGCGGCGCCGGCGCGCGTGCGTACCTGTGCGTGCGCGGCGGCTTCGACGTCGCGGTGTATCTCGGCAGCCGCAGCACCTTCACGCTCGGCCAGTTCGGCGGGCACGGCGGTCGAGCGCTGCGCGCGGGCGATGTACTGCATCTTCAGCCGCTGCTGGATGAAGACGCGGGTAGGGTACTCGCCAACGTTCCCGCGCTGGAAACCGTGCGCACACTGCGCGTGATCTATGGTCCGCACGGCGCGCCGGAGTACTTTAGCTCGCGTTATATCGAGCAGTTTTTCGACACCGAATGGGAAATCCATTTCAACTCCAGCCGCACCGGCGTGCGTCTGATTGGACCGAAGCCGGAATGGTCGCGCGAGGATGGTGGCGAGGCGGGGCTGCATCCGTCGAATATTCACGACAACCCATACGCGGTCGGTGCAGTCGATTTCACTGGCGACATGCCCGTGATTCTTGGACCCGATGGTCCGAGCCTTGGCGGCTTCGTTTGTCCGGTGACGATCATCGAGGCGGATCTTTGGCAAATCGGCCAGTTGAAGGCCGGCGACAAGGTGCGCTTCGTGCCGGTGCGGATCGATGAAGCGCGCAAGGCGGCCCGCCAGCGTCTGCGTGAATTGCAAACGCTCGAATTCGAGGGGGAGCCGGCACTCTCGAAGGAAGTGGCACTCACGTCGCCTATCGTCCTCGATACCGGCACCGATCGCGAACGGCTTGTCGCGCGTGTTTCCGGCGACACGCATCTGCTGCTTGAAATCGGGCCGCCGGAACTCGATCTGGTACTCCGGTTCCGGAGCCATGCGCTGATGCAGTCATTCGAATCGATGGCGCTGCCTGGCGTGATCGATCTGACGCCCGGTATCCGCTCGCTGCAGATTCACTATCAGCCTGAAAGGCTGCCGCTCTCGCAACTGCTCGGAATTGTCGAGCGCGCATGGCAGCATGTGCTGCTGCAACGGGATTTGCGCGTGCCGTCGCGCATCGTTCATTTGCCGCTGTCGTGGGACGACCCCGCGTGCCGTCTCGCCATCGACAAATACATGACGACGGTGCGCAAGGACGCGCCATGGTGTCCGAGCAATCTCGAGTTCATCCGCCGCATCAACGACCTCGATTCGATCGATGCCGTCAAGCAGATCGTCTTCGATGCCAGCTACCTCGTGATGGGCCTCGGCGACGTGTATCTCGGCGCGCCTGTCGCCACGCCGCTAGATCCGCGTCACCGGCTGGTGACGACCAAATACAACCCCGCGCGCACCTGGACGGCGGAGAACTCGGTCGGGATCGGCGGAGCCTATCTATGCGTGTATGGGATGGAAGGGCCCGGCGGTTATCAGTTCGTGGGGCGCACGTTGCAGATGTGGAACCGCTATCGCGAAGTGGCGGATTTTTCAGGACGGCCATACCTGTTGCGCTTCTTCGACCAGATCCGCTTCTACGAAGTCCCCGCCGACGAATTGCTGCGCATCCGGGCGAACTTTCCCCTGGGGCGCTACCCGTTGAGGATTGAAGGGACCGAGTTGTCGCTTACCGACTATCAGGCGTTTCTCACGCGCGAATCCGCTGGCATCGAGCAGTTTCGGGCGCGCCAGCAGGCCGCGTTTCAGGCCGAGCGGGAGCGCTGGCGCGAAGCCGGGACGGCGGAGGAAAGTTTCGAGGCACCCGTCACGGAGAACGCGGAACTGGCGCCGCTGCGGGACGGTGAAGTGGCGGTGGACAGTGAGATCGCCGGCAGCCTTTGGCAGGTGCGGGTGGCGCCCGGCGAAACAGTCGCGGCGGGCGACGTGCTGCTCATTATCGAGTCGATGAAAATGGAAATCTCCGTGTGCGCGCCGTGTGCAGGGATCGTCGGCGAGATTCACGTGGTGCCCGGCTCGCCGGTGGGCGCGGGGCAACGGGTTGCGGTTATCGAGCGTATTTGA
- a CDS encoding urea amidolyase associated protein UAAP2 yields MKTTLTVSDKRPEHAVFRETLAAGEPWLHELKTGQTLRILDLEGNQAVDTLFFSLADPRERFDPQRTLRRQKNLYLTTGTVLYSNLGNPMLTIVADTCGRHDTLGGACAQESNTVRYALEKRYMHSCRDNYLRACAHDGRLSKQEIGANINFFMNVPVTSEGGLTFEDGISAPGKYVELRAQMDVIVLISNCPQLNNPCNAYNPTPAELLIWN; encoded by the coding sequence ATGAAAACGACGCTTACAGTCAGTGACAAACGCCCAGAACACGCAGTCTTTCGCGAGACACTCGCGGCCGGTGAACCCTGGCTTCATGAACTGAAAACGGGGCAGACGCTGCGCATTCTCGATCTGGAAGGCAATCAGGCGGTCGATACGCTGTTCTTCAGTCTCGCCGATCCGCGTGAACGTTTTGACCCGCAACGCACGCTGCGTCGGCAGAAGAATCTCTATCTGACGACCGGTACCGTGCTGTATTCGAATCTTGGCAATCCGATGCTGACGATCGTCGCCGACACCTGCGGCCGCCACGATACGCTCGGCGGCGCTTGCGCGCAGGAGAGCAACACGGTGCGCTACGCGCTGGAAAAGCGCTACATGCACAGCTGCCGCGACAACTACCTGCGCGCCTGTGCGCACGACGGACGTCTGTCGAAGCAGGAAATCGGCGCGAACATCAACTTCTTCATGAACGTGCCGGTGACGTCCGAAGGCGGACTTACATTCGAAGACGGCATCTCGGCGCCGGGCAAGTATGTCGAATTGCGCGCGCAAATGGATGTGATCGTGCTGATCTCCAATTGCCCGCAGTTGAACAATCCATGCAATGCCTATAACCCGACGCCCGCTGAGCTCCTGATATGGAACTGA
- a CDS encoding urea amidolyase associated protein UAAP1, whose protein sequence is MDLLLEETVPGGGHASLIVKRGQSLRITDLRGGANVSVMLINAAEKSERLNLPDTLKCQHTAKLTAGHCLYSDMGRVLAAIVADTCGWHDSIGGVSNAEEVHERYGTGRYQELRNAFHRNGTDNLLVELGKWGLGISDLLMTLNLFSRVDVTDAGALNFVPGNSKAGDYVDLYAPMNTLVVLTAIQHPLDPHPEYAPKPVKLALSHAERDVAELCRTACEENVRGFINTDRFFL, encoded by the coding sequence ATGGATTTGCTACTTGAAGAAACCGTCCCCGGAGGGGGTCATGCATCGTTGATCGTCAAACGCGGCCAATCGTTGCGCATTACCGACCTGCGCGGCGGCGCGAACGTCAGCGTTATGTTGATCAATGCAGCCGAGAAGAGCGAACGGCTCAATCTTCCCGATACGCTGAAGTGCCAGCACACCGCGAAACTGACGGCCGGTCACTGCCTTTATTCCGATATGGGCCGCGTGCTCGCAGCAATCGTCGCGGATACCTGCGGCTGGCACGACAGCATCGGCGGCGTATCGAATGCCGAAGAAGTGCATGAACGGTACGGGACCGGCCGCTATCAGGAACTGCGCAATGCGTTCCATCGCAACGGTACGGACAACCTGCTGGTCGAATTGGGCAAGTGGGGGCTGGGCATCTCCGATCTGCTGATGACGCTCAATCTCTTCAGCCGTGTCGACGTCACCGACGCGGGCGCCTTGAATTTCGTGCCTGGCAATTCGAAGGCGGGCGACTACGTCGACCTGTATGCACCGATGAATACGCTCGTCGTGCTCACCGCGATCCAGCATCCGCTCGATCCGCATCCGGAATACGCGCCCAAGCCGGTCAAGCTCGCGTTGAGCCATGCGGAGCGCGACGTCGCCGAATTGTGCCGAACCGCCTGTGAGGAAAACGTGCGCGGTTTTATCAACACCGATCGTTTCTTTCTCTGA